From a single Mesorhizobium shangrilense genomic region:
- the moaA gene encoding GTP 3',8-cyclase MoaA: MDMIDPFGRTISYLRVSVTDRCDFRCTYCMAEDMAFLPKKDLLSLEELDRLCTVFIDKGVRKLRLTGGEPLVRKNIMHLVRQISRHLDSGALEELTLTTNGSQLSRFAAELADCGVKRINVSLDTLDADKFHAITRWGHLGKVMAGIDAAQAAGLKVKINAVALRDFNDAELPEMMRWAHGRGMDLTVIETMPMGEVDADRTDQYLPLSLLRASLERQFTLSDIPYKTGGPARYVHVAETGGRLGFITPMTHNFCESCNRVRLTCTGTLYMCLGQEDAADLRAPLRASEGNELVAAAIDEAIGRKPKGHDFIIDRRTSRPSVSRHMSVTGG; this comes from the coding sequence ATGGACATGATCGACCCATTCGGTCGCACGATCAGCTATTTGCGCGTGTCGGTCACCGACCGCTGCGATTTCCGCTGCACCTACTGCATGGCCGAAGACATGGCCTTCCTGCCGAAAAAGGATCTGCTTTCGCTGGAAGAACTCGACCGGCTCTGCACCGTGTTCATCGACAAGGGTGTCCGGAAACTGCGCCTCACCGGCGGTGAACCGCTGGTGCGCAAGAACATCATGCATCTGGTGCGCCAGATATCGCGCCACCTGGATAGCGGGGCACTGGAAGAACTGACGCTGACCACCAACGGCTCGCAGCTCTCGCGTTTTGCCGCGGAACTCGCCGATTGCGGGGTCAAGCGCATCAACGTTTCGCTGGATACGCTCGACGCCGACAAGTTCCACGCCATCACACGCTGGGGCCATCTCGGCAAGGTCATGGCGGGTATCGACGCCGCGCAGGCGGCAGGTCTGAAAGTCAAGATCAACGCGGTGGCGCTGAGGGACTTCAACGACGCCGAATTGCCGGAGATGATGCGCTGGGCGCATGGCCGCGGCATGGACCTGACGGTCATTGAAACCATGCCGATGGGCGAGGTCGACGCTGACCGCACCGACCAGTATCTGCCGCTGTCGCTGCTGCGCGCTTCGCTCGAGCGCCAGTTCACGCTTTCGGACATTCCCTACAAGACCGGCGGTCCGGCCCGCTACGTCCATGTCGCGGAAACCGGCGGGCGGCTCGGCTTCATCACGCCGATGACGCATAATTTCTGCGAAAGCTGCAACCGCGTCAGGCTGACCTGCACAGGCACCCTCTATATGTGCCTCGGCCAGGAGGACGCCGCCGATCTGCGCGCGCCGTTGCGCGCGTCCGAGGGCAACGAACTCGTCGCTGCCGCAATCGACGAGGCCATCGGCCGCAAGCCGAAGGGCCATGATTTCATCATCGATCGCCGCACCAGCCGCCCGTCGGTCTCGCGGCATATGAGTGTCACCGGCGGCTGA
- a CDS encoding DUF971 domain-containing protein, translating to MTAPKELRVSKDRKLLSVTFPGHQPFELPAELLRVASPSAEVQGHSPEQRVTVPGKRNVTILKIEPVGNYAVRITFDDFHDTGIFTWNYLHTLGHEKEARWDAYLAELAEKGLSRDR from the coding sequence ATGACGGCGCCGAAGGAACTCAGGGTCTCGAAGGACCGCAAGCTGCTCTCCGTCACCTTTCCCGGCCATCAGCCGTTCGAACTGCCGGCGGAACTGCTGCGTGTCGCCTCGCCATCGGCGGAAGTGCAGGGGCATTCGCCGGAGCAGCGCGTCACCGTTCCGGGCAAGCGCAACGTTACCATACTCAAGATCGAGCCGGTCGGCAATTACGCCGTGCGCATCACCTTCGACGATTTCCACGACACCGGCATCTTCACCTGGAATTACCTACACACGCTTGGCCATGAGAAGGAGGCGCGCTGGGACGCCTATCTCGCGGAGCTTGCGGAAAAGGGTCTGAGCCGGGATCGCTAA
- a CDS encoding pyridoxamine 5'-phosphate oxidase family protein has product MSLITTVEQLEALYGVPGEASLVKELDHVIPEYAAFIEASPFVALATSGPEGLDCSPRGDLAGFVRIHDSKTLMMPDRRGNNRADSLRNIIRDARVGLLFLVPGSGTTLRVNGRAHITTDAALCATFTVDGKMARSVTVVDVDSVYFQCARAIVRSELWNPARHVDPKSLPTPGQILEVASRKNIDGEAYDREWPERAKKSMW; this is encoded by the coding sequence ATGTCCCTCATCACCACGGTCGAGCAGCTTGAAGCGCTTTATGGCGTTCCGGGCGAGGCCTCGCTGGTCAAGGAACTCGACCACGTCATTCCGGAGTACGCAGCATTCATCGAGGCCTCGCCATTCGTCGCCCTGGCGACCAGCGGGCCAGAGGGGCTGGATTGCTCACCGCGCGGCGATCTCGCGGGCTTCGTCAGGATCCATGATTCGAAAACCCTGATGATGCCGGACCGTCGCGGCAACAACCGCGCCGATTCGCTCAGGAACATCATTCGCGACGCGCGCGTCGGCCTGTTGTTCCTCGTGCCTGGCTCCGGCACGACGCTGCGCGTCAACGGTCGCGCTCATATCACCACCGACGCGGCGCTGTGTGCAACGTTCACCGTGGACGGCAAAATGGCCCGCTCGGTAACCGTCGTTGATGTCGATTCGGTCTATTTCCAATGTGCCCGCGCCATCGTCCGCTCCGAGCTTTGGAACCCGGCGAGGCATGTCGATCCGAAGTCGCTGCCGACGCCCGGGCAAATCCTGGAAGTGGCCAGCCGCAAGAACATTGACGGCGAGGCCTACGACAGGGAATGGCCGGAGCGAGCAAAAAAGTCGATGTGGTAG
- a CDS encoding MarR family winged helix-turn-helix transcriptional regulator yields the protein MNIKQDLPWDNPRFRNWVAVARACHVIERALAVKLAPLDLKPAQLDVLMNLYRHPGMSQHDLARRLLVGRSNITMLLPQLETRGLLRREGDEKDKRILRLTLTEAGEALLMQALKVHMALIEKAMSQSTPEQCDMIGEQMRKIYDALKEA from the coding sequence ATGAACATTAAACAAGACCTACCCTGGGACAACCCGCGTTTTCGCAACTGGGTCGCGGTCGCGCGCGCCTGCCATGTGATCGAAAGAGCCTTGGCGGTGAAGCTTGCGCCGCTGGACCTGAAGCCGGCGCAACTCGACGTGCTGATGAACCTTTATCGCCACCCCGGCATGTCGCAGCATGATCTCGCGCGACGGCTTCTGGTCGGCCGTTCCAACATCACCATGCTGCTGCCGCAGCTTGAAACGCGTGGATTGCTGCGCCGCGAGGGTGATGAAAAGGACAAGCGTATTCTGCGGCTGACCCTGACCGAGGCGGGTGAAGCTCTGCTGATGCAGGCGCTGAAAGTCCACATGGCGCTGATCGAGAAGGCGATGAGCCAGTCTACGCCCGAACAATGCGACATGATCGGCGAGCAGATGCGCAAGATTTATGACGCGCTGAAGGAAGCGTAA
- a CDS encoding alpha/beta hydrolase — translation MASFGLKVIRGVFAAAEHVAPRLSGRAAFELFCRTPNPKGLTDGERRAVDRAAAFMTEARHHRLKTATGCVAVHEFRPEPGREMIGTVLVIHGWRSRTEYMRALIEGYRDAGYRVVSLDLPGHGQSLGRRLNMVNAVDAARVAGEWFGPFTAVVGHSFGGAVAANAIVGSVKNIPPLAADRLVLIAAPSSLPAIFADFSRMLNVGPRSQVAMADRVEHLAGRPLHEFVGDRQLARTPLPTLVIHAPDDREVSADHAELYAGAGDHVRLYWAEGLGHRRILTDKRVVGQAVNFVAGRPESALLH, via the coding sequence ATGGCATCATTTGGTCTGAAGGTCATCCGGGGGGTGTTCGCCGCCGCTGAACATGTTGCGCCACGGCTAAGCGGGCGCGCGGCATTCGAATTGTTCTGCCGCACGCCGAACCCGAAGGGTCTGACGGACGGCGAGCGACGCGCCGTCGACCGTGCCGCCGCGTTCATGACCGAGGCGCGCCACCATCGGTTGAAGACCGCTACGGGCTGCGTGGCGGTGCATGAATTCCGGCCCGAGCCGGGCAGGGAGATGATTGGCACCGTGCTCGTGATCCATGGCTGGCGTTCACGCACTGAATATATGCGCGCGCTGATCGAAGGCTATCGCGATGCTGGCTACAGGGTTGTTTCTCTGGACCTGCCTGGTCACGGCCAGTCGCTTGGCCGCCGGCTAAACATGGTCAACGCGGTCGATGCGGCCCGCGTGGCCGGCGAATGGTTCGGCCCGTTCACGGCCGTCGTCGGTCACTCCTTCGGCGGCGCCGTTGCCGCCAATGCCATTGTCGGTTCGGTCAAGAATATCCCCCCGCTTGCCGCGGATCGGCTGGTGCTGATCGCGGCGCCGAGTTCGCTGCCGGCGATCTTCGCCGACTTCAGCCGCATGCTGAATGTCGGCCCGCGCTCGCAGGTTGCGATGGCTGATCGGGTCGAGCATCTCGCTGGACGGCCACTGCACGAATTCGTCGGCGACCGGCAACTTGCCCGCACGCCACTGCCAACCCTGGTGATCCACGCACCCGACGACCGCGAAGTGTCCGCCGATCATGCCGAGCTCTACGCAGGCGCTGGCGATCACGTGCGGCTTTACTGGGCTGAAGGGCTCGGCCACCGCCGCATTCTGACTGATAAGAGGGTGGTCGGACAGGCCGTCAATTTCGTAGCCGGCCGCCCGGAATCGGCGCTGTTGCACTGA
- a CDS encoding rhodanese-like domain-containing protein, producing the protein MKKGYRELLDEANAEIEVVSPEEAAGLLDDEGTIFVDLRDPRELERDGKIPGAQHVTRGMLEFWIDPESPYHKPFFASGKSFVFFCAGGWRSALATKTAQDMGLSPVKHILGGFTAWKAAGLPVEPSSKKK; encoded by the coding sequence GTGAAAAAGGGATATCGCGAGCTGCTGGACGAGGCAAATGCCGAGATCGAAGTGGTGTCGCCAGAGGAAGCAGCGGGGCTGCTCGACGACGAAGGCACGATCTTCGTCGATCTGCGCGATCCGCGTGAGCTGGAACGCGATGGCAAGATACCCGGTGCCCAGCATGTCACCCGAGGCATGCTCGAATTCTGGATCGACCCGGAGAGCCCGTATCACAAGCCATTCTTCGCTTCGGGAAAAAGCTTCGTCTTCTTCTGCGCCGGCGGTTGGCGCTCGGCGCTGGCCACCAAGACAGCGCAGGATATGGGCCTTTCTCCGGTGAAGCACATTCTTGGCGGCTTCACCGCCTGGAAGGCAGCCGGCTTACCGGTCGAGCCCAGCAGCAAGAAGAAATAG
- a CDS encoding TetR/AcrR family transcriptional regulator, translating into MPERGRPRTFDRTATLRRAMDVFWAKGYEGASMSDLTAAMGIKSPSLYAAFGSKEALFLEATDLYTRVEGADIWSALEDSPTASLAIERFLCRTAEAYSQADRPQGCLIALGALHQDSSKGAICDDLRRRRAENHMALRKRLDRGIAEGELPPDFDSHAAATFFATVQHGMSIQARDGASHAGLLATVAGAMVAWKAMAGTDAA; encoded by the coding sequence ATGCCGGAACGAGGCCGCCCCCGCACCTTCGATCGAACCGCCACGTTGCGGCGAGCGATGGATGTGTTCTGGGCCAAAGGCTATGAAGGCGCCTCCATGAGCGACCTGACGGCGGCGATGGGCATCAAATCGCCCAGCCTCTATGCCGCCTTCGGCAGCAAGGAGGCTCTCTTCCTCGAGGCAACCGACCTCTACACACGTGTCGAAGGCGCGGACATCTGGTCGGCGCTGGAAGATTCGCCGACTGCTTCGCTTGCGATCGAACGCTTCCTTTGCCGGACGGCGGAAGCCTATTCGCAGGCCGATCGCCCGCAGGGCTGCCTGATCGCGCTCGGCGCGTTGCACCAGGATTCAAGCAAAGGCGCCATCTGCGACGATCTGCGCCGCCGCCGCGCTGAAAACCACATGGCCCTGCGCAAGCGTCTCGATCGCGGTATTGCCGAAGGCGAATTGCCGCCGGATTTCGACAGCCACGCCGCGGCGACATTTTTCGCCACGGTTCAGCATGGCATGTCGATCCAGGCGCGCGACGGTGCCTCGCACGCCGGCCTGTTGGCAACCGTGGCCGGCGCAATGGTTGCCTGGAAGGCGATGGCCGGCACAGACGCGGCGTGA
- a CDS encoding 3-oxoacyl-ACP reductase family protein has translation MSSNPLSGKVALVTGGSRGIGAAIARRLAADGAKVAITYVNGGEQARAVVEEIEAAGGRAIAIKADNRDVVAVEKAVNDAAGALGRLDILVNSAGIWRTAPIDVLSLADFDETMDVNLRAPFVASKAAAVHMGEGGRIISIGSNLAERVTDTGLSAYSTSKAAIAGLTKALARDLGPRGITANVVHPGSTDTDMNPAEGPHAEPQLQKMATPRFGKVEEIAGMVAWLAGPESRFVTGAALTIDGGANA, from the coding sequence ATGTCATCCAATCCGTTGAGCGGCAAGGTCGCACTCGTCACTGGCGGCAGTCGCGGCATAGGCGCCGCGATTGCGCGCAGGCTTGCGGCCGATGGCGCCAAGGTCGCGATCACCTATGTCAACGGCGGAGAGCAGGCCCGCGCTGTGGTCGAAGAGATCGAAGCTGCTGGTGGACGAGCCATTGCGATCAAGGCCGACAACCGGGATGTTGTTGCCGTCGAAAAGGCGGTCAACGATGCCGCCGGCGCACTCGGGCGGCTCGACATTCTCGTCAACAGCGCCGGTATCTGGCGCACGGCGCCGATCGATGTGCTTTCACTTGCCGACTTTGATGAAACCATGGACGTCAATCTGCGAGCGCCATTCGTCGCCTCCAAGGCCGCGGCCGTGCATATGGGTGAGGGCGGTCGGATCATCTCGATCGGCAGCAATCTGGCCGAGCGGGTCACCGACACCGGCCTCAGCGCCTATTCGACCAGCAAGGCCGCGATCGCCGGGCTGACCAAGGCGCTCGCTCGTGACCTCGGTCCCCGCGGCATCACCGCCAACGTCGTCCATCCCGGTTCGACCGACACCGACATGAATCCGGCTGAGGGGCCGCATGCCGAGCCCCAGCTGCAGAAGATGGCAACGCCGCGCTTTGGCAAGGTTGAAGAAATCGCGGGGATGGTTGCCTGGTTGGCCGGTCCTGAAAGCCGGTTTGTCACCGGTGCGGCACTAACCATCGATGGTGGCGCCAACGCCTGA
- a CDS encoding L,D-transpeptidase family protein — MKFLGNRSTVMPLAAIAATLALGAPQASAQGLFEMLFGGGIRHQPQGEFPPPPPMHKPKPRASEGGGAVRISSPTYNTYKADKLVRVDFTALTAAPQQTSLQNAAFVPSATSAAFRDAVAGLGDYELYAEPDIAKALITYYTANPDFIWVTGTSANSRAQDAVRVLGEAASYGLAPADYTVEVPAAATSAADPAAQMKQLLRFEMALSARVLRYAHDAQSGRVDPNRMTAYYDFPAKPIDMEGVLKTLAHTQEVRTYLESRHPQNAEYQALRVELESLQASAENEIVVDPKLLLKPGETSPELPKLLTVIARNLDDDMGGSYGEILSRLVNSEVYVPELVPVIEAVQKRAGMKGDGVIGPRTVASLAGTSKADRLQKVQVALEELRWLPSDLGSPRVFINQPAFTASYIDNGEEKLKTRAVIGRTTNQTAFFYDKIKQVDFHPYWGVPQSIIVNEMLPRLRSDPGYLDRSGYEVTDTRGKRIPSSSINWGAYGSNIPYNVRQQPSEANALGELKILFPNKHAIYMHDTPQKSFFKQDMRALSHGCVRLQDPRGMAAAVLDTSVDNIAETLKHGHSTENVTRTIPVYVAYFTAWPDMSGKVEYFNDVYDRDTKLMQALDATEAVRSPAS, encoded by the coding sequence ATGAAATTTCTTGGAAACAGATCAACCGTGATGCCGCTCGCCGCGATCGCAGCGACGTTGGCTCTCGGCGCACCGCAGGCAAGCGCGCAAGGGCTGTTTGAGATGCTTTTCGGCGGCGGCATCAGGCATCAGCCGCAGGGCGAATTCCCGCCGCCTCCGCCGATGCACAAGCCGAAGCCCAGGGCTTCCGAAGGCGGCGGCGCGGTCAGGATCAGCAGTCCGACCTACAACACATACAAGGCCGACAAGCTCGTTCGTGTCGACTTCACCGCGCTGACGGCAGCACCGCAGCAGACATCTCTACAGAACGCCGCCTTTGTGCCCTCGGCCACCAGCGCCGCCTTCCGCGACGCGGTTGCCGGACTTGGCGACTATGAACTCTATGCCGAGCCAGATATCGCGAAGGCGCTGATTACCTACTACACGGCCAACCCAGATTTCATCTGGGTGACAGGAACCAGCGCCAACAGCCGCGCGCAGGACGCGGTGCGTGTGCTTGGCGAGGCTGCGAGCTACGGCCTTGCGCCGGCTGACTACACGGTCGAGGTGCCCGCGGCCGCAACATCAGCAGCCGACCCGGCAGCGCAAATGAAGCAGCTCCTTCGCTTCGAAATGGCCCTTTCCGCCCGCGTGTTGCGTTACGCTCACGATGCCCAGAGCGGCCGCGTCGATCCAAATCGCATGACCGCCTATTATGATTTTCCAGCCAAGCCGATCGATATGGAAGGTGTGTTGAAAACGCTGGCGCACACCCAGGAGGTGCGCACCTATCTCGAATCCCGTCATCCGCAGAATGCCGAATATCAAGCCCTGCGCGTCGAACTGGAATCGCTGCAGGCGAGCGCCGAGAACGAGATCGTCGTCGATCCCAAGCTTCTGTTGAAGCCCGGCGAGACAAGCCCCGAACTGCCGAAGCTCCTGACGGTCATCGCGCGCAATCTCGACGACGATATGGGCGGCTCCTATGGCGAGATCCTGTCCAGGCTCGTCAACAGCGAAGTCTATGTTCCCGAGCTGGTTCCGGTCATCGAGGCAGTGCAAAAAAGAGCCGGCATGAAGGGTGACGGTGTCATTGGGCCGCGTACGGTGGCATCGCTCGCCGGAACGTCCAAGGCTGACAGACTTCAGAAGGTGCAAGTCGCGCTCGAAGAACTGCGCTGGCTGCCTTCCGACCTCGGCAGTCCCCGCGTCTTCATCAACCAGCCGGCCTTCACCGCAAGCTATATCGACAATGGCGAGGAGAAGCTGAAGACTCGTGCGGTCATAGGCAGGACCACCAACCAGACGGCGTTCTTCTACGACAAGATCAAGCAGGTTGATTTCCACCCCTACTGGGGCGTGCCGCAGTCGATCATCGTCAATGAGATGCTGCCGCGCCTGCGCAGCGATCCAGGTTATCTCGACAGGTCCGGCTACGAGGTGACCGATACGCGCGGCAAGCGCATCCCTTCATCATCGATCAATTGGGGGGCATATGGCTCGAACATTCCCTACAATGTACGCCAGCAGCCAAGCGAGGCGAACGCGCTGGGTGAACTGAAGATCCTGTTCCCCAACAAGCACGCCATCTACATGCATGACACGCCGCAGAAATCGTTTTTCAAACAGGACATGCGTGCGCTGAGCCATGGCTGCGTTCGCCTGCAGGACCCGCGCGGCATGGCCGCAGCCGTGCTTGACACATCGGTCGATAATATCGCCGAGACGCTGAAGCACGGACATTCGACCGAGAATGTCACGCGCACGATTCCCGTCTACGTTGCCTATTTCACTGCATGGCCGGACATGTCCGGCAAGGTGGAGTATTTCAATGACGTATACGACCGCGACACCAAGTTGATGCAGGCGCTGGACGCGACGGAAGCGGTGCGCTCGCCGGCAAGCTAG
- a CDS encoding lysozyme inhibitor LprI family protein, which produces MPSSSRTAIWLALVLVGTGSGSARADGPSFDCRKASLPTEKAVCADPQLSAIDALVAKAFKDSEPSFGGDKRKIARALVADRNACMDDTACIVSAQNNALQTYGQAPSWVQDYNIALIGKKALDTAARNPGAADQPLPSSIGQCAPTHIKTLTTRLGDDPLETASPEAGSAATFTNGGTAVSYDREPGLASSKVGDPVIMCLISIPRDCPKDDERGRIYYSVDLAAKGTWALPDSEHLCGGA; this is translated from the coding sequence ATGCCATCTTCCAGCCGCACCGCAATCTGGCTCGCTCTTGTCCTAGTCGGCACCGGCTCTGGTTCGGCAAGAGCCGACGGACCATCTTTCGACTGCCGGAAGGCGAGCCTGCCCACTGAGAAGGCTGTATGCGCCGACCCACAACTGTCTGCCATCGATGCATTGGTCGCCAAGGCCTTCAAGGATTCCGAGCCTTCCTTTGGCGGCGACAAGCGCAAGATCGCCCGGGCGCTGGTTGCCGACAGGAATGCGTGCATGGACGACACCGCCTGCATCGTCAGCGCGCAGAACAATGCCCTGCAGACATATGGCCAGGCACCATCGTGGGTGCAGGACTACAATATCGCGTTGATCGGCAAGAAGGCGCTCGATACCGCCGCGCGCAATCCAGGTGCGGCCGATCAGCCCCTGCCCTCCTCTATCGGCCAATGCGCGCCCACCCACATCAAGACGCTGACCACGCGCCTCGGCGATGATCCTCTGGAAACCGCCAGCCCCGAAGCCGGCAGCGCCGCGACCTTCACCAATGGCGGCACGGCTGTATCCTATGATCGCGAACCGGGCCTTGCCAGTTCGAAGGTCGGCGATCCCGTCATCATGTGTCTGATCTCGATCCCAAGGGATTGCCCTAAGGATGATGAACGTGGCCGCATCTACTATTCCGTCGATCTCGCCGCGAAGGGTACATGGGCCTTGCCGGACTCCGAACATTTGTGCGGCGGTGCCTGA
- a CDS encoding PepSY domain-containing protein, whose amino-acid sequence MEASFYATKSEGFHMQKLALATSVAVLLAGGAAFAADEKPLPPPDAKKLSEIIAKVEQRDGFRYVKEVDWDSGAYTVTYYTADKAKVEITYDPVTAEPK is encoded by the coding sequence ATGGAAGCGAGTTTCTACGCGACGAAGTCTGAGGGATTCCACATGCAAAAACTTGCCTTGGCGACAAGCGTCGCAGTTCTGCTTGCCGGTGGGGCCGCGTTTGCAGCCGATGAAAAACCGTTGCCTCCGCCGGACGCCAAGAAACTCTCGGAAATCATTGCCAAGGTCGAACAGCGCGATGGCTTTCGTTATGTGAAAGAGGTCGACTGGGACAGTGGCGCCTATACCGTCACATACTACACCGCGGACAAGGCGAAGGTCGAAATCACCTATGATCCGGTGACCGCCGAGCCAAAATGA
- a CDS encoding phosphoglycolate phosphatase codes for MPRPIIVFDLDGTLIDTAPDLLDSLNHSLAASELAAVDQAGFRRFVGHGGRVMIERAHAAQQRSLAVEEHDRLLKLFLDHYTDNIPGKSRPYPGVVEAIARFENAGYLLAICTNKYEANSLALIEALGLSRHFTAICGQDTFAFRKPDPRHLTQTIARAGGDPNHALMVGDSQTDIDTAKAAGIPVVAVDFGYTDRHVREFEPSAVISHFDALTLELAERLINAAAGR; via the coding sequence ATGCCTCGCCCGATCATCGTGTTCGACCTCGACGGTACGCTGATCGATACAGCGCCCGATCTGCTCGACAGCCTCAACCACAGCTTGGCCGCCAGCGAGCTCGCGGCGGTCGACCAAGCCGGCTTCAGGCGCTTTGTTGGTCATGGCGGCAGGGTCATGATCGAGCGCGCCCATGCCGCGCAACAGAGGTCCCTGGCCGTCGAGGAGCACGACCGGTTGCTGAAGCTGTTTCTCGACCACTACACCGACAATATTCCCGGCAAATCGCGCCCCTACCCCGGTGTCGTCGAGGCGATCGCCCGGTTCGAGAACGCCGGCTATCTGCTGGCCATCTGCACCAACAAGTACGAGGCCAACTCACTGGCGCTGATCGAGGCACTCGGGCTGAGCAGGCATTTCACGGCGATCTGCGGCCAGGACACGTTCGCGTTCCGCAAGCCCGATCCGCGCCATCTCACCCAAACCATCGCGCGGGCAGGCGGCGATCCGAATCACGCGCTGATGGTCGGCGATTCGCAGACCGACATCGACACGGCCAAGGCCGCCGGCATTCCGGTTGTGGCTGTGGATTTCGGTTACACCGATCGCCATGTGCGCGAATTCGAGCCCTCGGCGGTGATCTCGCATTTTGATGCGCTGACGCTGGAACTGGCGGAAAGGCTGATCAACGCGGCTGCCGGGCGCTAA
- the rpiA gene encoding ribose-5-phosphate isomerase RpiA, producing the protein MDARQLKVEAARAALAHVTDGMRLGIGTGTTAEEFVRLLAEKVATGMTIIGIPTSERTAALCRELGVPLSTLEETPELDLTIDGTDELDPALTLIKGGGGALLREKIVAAASARMIVIADRSKMVETLGRFPLPVEVNKFGLRATEIAIGAAAKSLGLSGPVTLRMTGSQPFVTDGGHFILDASFGRIPDTRALSNALHAIPGVVEHGLFIGLASAAIIAGGDGIQTVHAARKPGSSIDHDVA; encoded by the coding sequence ATGGATGCGAGACAATTGAAGGTCGAGGCCGCGCGGGCGGCCCTTGCGCATGTGACGGATGGCATGCGGCTCGGCATCGGCACCGGCACCACCGCTGAGGAATTCGTGCGGCTTCTGGCCGAGAAGGTCGCCACGGGCATGACCATCATCGGCATCCCCACTTCGGAGCGCACGGCCGCACTGTGCCGCGAACTTGGTGTGCCTCTGTCGACGCTCGAGGAAACGCCCGAGCTTGACCTGACCATCGACGGCACCGACGAGCTCGATCCTGCCCTGACCCTGATCAAAGGCGGCGGCGGTGCGCTGCTGCGCGAAAAGATCGTTGCAGCCGCTTCGGCCCGCATGATCGTCATTGCCGATCGCTCTAAGATGGTCGAAACGCTTGGGCGCTTCCCCTTGCCCGTCGAAGTCAACAAATTCGGCCTGCGTGCCACCGAGATCGCGATCGGCGCGGCAGCCAAAAGCCTCGGTCTTTCCGGTCCCGTTACATTGAGGATGACGGGGAGCCAGCCATTTGTTACAGACGGCGGCCATTTTATCCTCGATGCATCTTTTGGCCGCATTCCGGATACAAGAGCGCTTTCGAATGCTCTCCACGCCATTCCTGGTGTGGTTGAACACGGTCTTTTCATCGGGCTGGCGTCAGCGGCCATCATCGCCGGCGGCGACGGTATCCAAACCGTCCATGCCGCCCGAAAACCAGGGAGTTCTATCGATCATGATGTTGCATAA
- a CDS encoding DUF2059 domain-containing protein, with translation MMLHNRVRRFSAIVAASAVFAFSSPAFSQDVTESHLKAARAAVEAIHATDSFDNILPNAAGALESQLIQKNPDLQELISKTIAEKAMAMAARRADLEKEAALAYAKVFSEKELTDIAAFYSSDAGKKLLDNGPNVTRELVKAADIWQNGVGRDLAQQVGETLAAAAKAKAPAAPAADATAPADGAAAPADGAAPADGSAPADDSQN, from the coding sequence ATGATGTTGCATAACCGGGTTCGCCGCTTTTCCGCCATTGTGGCGGCTTCGGCGGTTTTCGCGTTTTCCTCGCCGGCGTTTTCGCAGGATGTCACGGAGTCGCACCTGAAGGCCGCCCGCGCCGCCGTCGAGGCGATTCACGCAACGGACTCGTTCGACAACATCCTGCCGAACGCGGCGGGCGCGCTCGAGTCGCAGCTGATCCAGAAGAACCCGGACCTGCAGGAGCTGATCAGCAAGACCATCGCCGAGAAGGCGATGGCCATGGCGGCGCGGCGCGCCGACCTCGAAAAGGAAGCCGCTCTTGCCTATGCGAAGGTGTTTTCCGAAAAGGAGCTGACGGATATCGCCGCTTTCTACAGCTCCGATGCGGGCAAGAAGCTGCTCGACAACGGCCCGAATGTGACGCGTGAACTGGTGAAGGCCGCCGACATCTGGCAAAATGGCGTTGGCCGTGATCTCGCCCAGCAGGTTGGAGAGACGCTGGCCGCCGCGGCCAAGGCCAAGGCGCCGGCAGCGCCGGCGGCCGATGCAACGGCTCCCGCGGACGGTGCGGCAGCCCCTGCAGATGGCGCTGCACCCGCCGATGGTTCGGCTCCCGCCGACGATTCGCAAAACTGA